From one Nocardioides scoriae genomic stretch:
- a CDS encoding sensor histidine kinase: MSGALSHVPGWARRSDVERVDVYTRGSLYVVYWFLLASGLLGAAARLGDTPRAAVVSLGVLALGVAGTLVMRHGLDRGAALPGTSPVEGAPTPVAPLLAVAVVAAALAAWAVSLPRQPGTAVAVIAVGALGWSCGAVADRRLHWLALVASAVTLAVVAGTPFMALYGLGLAGFFLFTVQSSIWLLGVVTELDRGRRTTAALAVAEERLRFSRDVHDVLGRRLSTIAVQAELAATLAERGDPRSAERILEVRGTAHDALREARELARGYRPLDLSHELEGAVSLLRSAGIAAEADLAGLPEAWHEPVARVVREAVTNVLRHSSATRVRIAYAGGEVVVEDDGRAGTTVPGDGTGLTTLRDDLAPMGAVVSASGGDVGFVVRVRLDATTPAEVR; the protein is encoded by the coding sequence ATGAGCGGCGCCCTGTCCCACGTGCCCGGCTGGGCCCGGCGCTCCGACGTGGAGCGCGTGGACGTCTACACCCGCGGCTCGCTCTACGTCGTCTACTGGTTCCTGCTGGCCAGCGGCCTGCTCGGGGCCGCCGCGCGGCTCGGCGACACCCCGCGGGCCGCCGTGGTGTCGCTCGGGGTGCTGGCGCTCGGGGTCGCGGGCACGCTGGTGATGCGGCACGGGCTGGACCGGGGGGCGGCGCTGCCCGGCACCTCGCCGGTGGAGGGGGCGCCGACCCCCGTGGCGCCGCTGCTGGCGGTCGCCGTGGTGGCGGCCGCCCTCGCGGCGTGGGCGGTGAGCCTGCCGCGCCAGCCCGGGACGGCCGTCGCGGTGATCGCGGTCGGGGCGCTCGGCTGGAGCTGCGGCGCCGTCGCCGACCGCCGGCTGCACTGGCTGGCCCTGGTGGCCTCCGCCGTCACCCTGGCCGTGGTCGCCGGCACGCCCTTCATGGCGCTCTACGGCCTCGGGCTGGCCGGCTTCTTCCTGTTCACCGTGCAGAGCTCGATCTGGCTGCTCGGGGTCGTCACCGAGCTCGACCGGGGCCGGCGCACGACGGCGGCGCTCGCGGTGGCCGAGGAGCGGCTGCGCTTCTCGCGCGACGTCCACGACGTCCTGGGACGGCGGCTGTCGACGATCGCGGTGCAGGCCGAGCTGGCCGCGACCCTGGCCGAGCGCGGCGACCCGCGCTCGGCCGAGCGGATCCTGGAGGTCCGGGGCACCGCCCACGACGCGCTGCGCGAGGCGCGCGAGCTCGCCCGCGGCTACCGGCCGCTCGACCTGTCCCACGAGCTGGAGGGGGCGGTCTCCCTGCTCCGCTCCGCCGGCATCGCGGCCGAGGCCGACCTGGCCGGGCTGCCCGAGGCCTGGCACGAGCCGGTCGCCCGGGTGGTGCGCGAGGCCGTCACCAACGTGCTGCGCCACTCCTCGGCGACGCGGGTCCGGATCGCGTACGCCGGCGGCGAGGTCGTCGTGGAGGACGACGGACGCGCCGGCACGACGGTCCCGGGGGACGGGACGGGGCTGACCACGCTGCGGGACGACCTGGCCCCGATGGGCGCCGTTGTGTCCGCGTCTGGTGGCGATGTCGGGTTCGTCGTGCGCGTCCGTCTGGACGCGACCACCCCCGCTGAGGTCAGATGA
- a CDS encoding ABC transporter permease, producing the protein MTASTSPAPSTAPGATTGRRWRGLRRTLLLGRANWTLMVRNRTTMLYAFALPLFPLVLLFTAERTGGDTNAGVASIGTALVMALVFPGYYNLLSMFVTRRDELVLKRLRTGEVRDVELVVSMALPGALVTAAVFVLTVPVAAAAGLDLPLNPLLLLVGLLLSIVTFAAFAVWTAAWTRTAESAQLTSGPVILLALAGFAAPALPQAAQRWAELLPGAAVNELVRVGWFAQDDSGALSFLGTWAASLQPLAVLLAWTALALVLARRSLRWEPRA; encoded by the coding sequence ATGACCGCCTCGACGTCCCCCGCCCCGAGCACCGCCCCCGGCGCGACCACGGGACGGCGCTGGCGCGGCCTGCGCCGCACGCTGCTGCTGGGCCGGGCCAACTGGACCCTCATGGTGCGCAACCGCACCACCATGCTCTACGCCTTCGCGCTCCCGCTCTTCCCGCTGGTGCTGCTGTTCACCGCCGAGCGCACCGGGGGCGACACCAACGCCGGCGTGGCCAGCATCGGCACGGCGCTGGTGATGGCGCTGGTCTTCCCGGGCTACTACAACCTGCTCTCGATGTTCGTCACCCGGCGCGACGAGCTGGTGCTCAAGCGGCTGCGCACCGGTGAGGTGCGCGACGTCGAGCTCGTGGTCTCGATGGCGCTGCCCGGCGCGCTGGTGACCGCGGCCGTGTTCGTGCTGACCGTGCCGGTCGCGGCGGCCGCCGGGCTCGACCTCCCGCTCAACCCGCTGCTGCTCCTGGTGGGCCTGCTCCTGTCGATCGTCACCTTCGCGGCGTTCGCGGTCTGGACGGCCGCGTGGACGAGGACGGCCGAGTCGGCGCAGCTGACCAGCGGCCCGGTCATCCTCCTGGCGCTCGCGGGCTTCGCCGCCCCGGCACTGCCGCAGGCCGCGCAGCGCTGGGCCGAGCTGCTGCCGGGCGCGGCGGTCAACGAGCTGGTGCGGGTCGGCTGGTTCGCCCAGGACGACTCCGGCGCGCTGTCCTTCCTCGGGACCTGGGCGGCCTCGCTGCAGCCCCTCGCGGTGCTGCTGGCGTGGACCGCGCTGGCGCTCGTCCTGGCCCGCCGTTCGCTGCGCTGGGAGCCCCGGGCGTGA
- a CDS encoding ABC transporter ATP-binding protein has protein sequence MTQHPSSTAPVERAAPPVAPRRDPGPRSDSAIRVRGLRRRYGSGADAFEAVRGVDLDVAAGSIHALLGVNGAGKTSTLEVVEGLAAPSGGEVSVLGLDPVRDRAAVRRRTGVLLQRSGFVGDLTVHETLQMWAATVTDPRPVEESLELLDLVDRAQVRMRALSGGEQRRVDLACTLTGRPEVVMLDEPTTGLDPESRRQVWRLVRELREQGSTVLLTTHYLDEAEALADQVSIMRAGEVVREGTVAEIVAAHPSQISFRTPSDPLPLPAGEVDHDGELTVLRVEDLQPALTELLLTARDAGVVLDRLAARTASLESVFLDLAAATDAATPEGATR, from the coding sequence ATGACCCAGCACCCCTCGAGCACCGCCCCCGTCGAGCGCGCCGCCCCGCCCGTCGCGCCACGGCGCGACCCGGGCCCCCGGTCCGACAGCGCGATCCGCGTCCGGGGGCTGCGGCGTCGCTACGGCTCGGGCGCCGACGCCTTCGAGGCGGTCCGCGGCGTGGACCTCGACGTCGCCGCGGGCTCGATCCACGCCCTGCTCGGCGTCAACGGCGCCGGCAAGACCTCCACCCTCGAGGTGGTCGAGGGCCTGGCCGCACCGTCCGGTGGCGAGGTGAGCGTGCTCGGGCTCGACCCGGTCCGCGACCGAGCCGCCGTACGCCGCCGCACCGGCGTGCTGCTCCAGCGCAGCGGCTTCGTCGGCGACCTGACCGTGCACGAGACCCTGCAGATGTGGGCGGCCACGGTGACCGACCCGCGCCCGGTCGAGGAGTCGCTGGAGCTGCTCGACCTGGTCGACCGCGCCCAGGTCCGGATGCGGGCGCTGTCGGGAGGCGAGCAGCGGCGGGTCGACCTGGCGTGCACGCTCACCGGTCGGCCCGAGGTGGTGATGCTCGACGAGCCCACCACCGGCCTGGACCCCGAGAGCCGGCGACAGGTCTGGCGGCTGGTCCGCGAGCTCAGGGAGCAGGGGTCCACGGTGCTGCTGACGACCCACTACCTCGACGAGGCGGAGGCGCTGGCCGACCAGGTCTCGATCATGCGGGCCGGCGAGGTGGTGCGCGAGGGGACCGTCGCCGAGATCGTGGCGGCCCACCCCTCCCAGATCAGCTTCCGCACGCCGTCGGACCCGCTGCCGCTGCCCGCCGGCGAGGTGGACCACGACGGCGAGCTGACCGTGCTGCGGGTCGAGGACCTGCAGCCCGCCCTGACCGAGCTGCTGCTCACCGCCCGCGACGCCGGCGTCGTCCTCGACCGGCTCGCGGCCCGCACCGCCAGCCTGGAGTCGGTCTTCCTCGACCTCGCCGCCGCCACCGACGCCGCCACCCCCGAAGGAGCCACCCGATGA